AGGAGCAGTGACAGCGTGAGCGCGGTGTCCTGCGTCACCCCCGCGCCGTTGAAGGCGGTGTAGATCGCGAGCGGCATGGTGCGCGTAGTGCCCTCGGCATTGCCGGCGAACAGTGCGGTCGCGCCGAACTCGCCGAGCGCGCGGGTGAAGCAGAGGATCGTGCCGGCGGCCAGACTCGGGGCCAGCAGGGGCAGCGTGACGCGCCGCAGCACCGTCCACGGTCGCGCTCCCAGCCCCTCCGCGGCCCGCTCGTAGCCGCCGTCGAGCCCGCGCAGCGCGCCCTCGACCGCGATCACGAGGAATGGCAGCGCGACGAAGGTCTGCGCGATCACCACGGCGGCGGTGGTGAACGGGATTCGGATCCCGAGCCCGTCGAGCGCGTCGCCGAGCACACCTCCGCGGCCCAGAAGTGAGAGCAGGGCGAGCCCGCCGACGAGCGGCGGCAGGACGAGCGGGAGCGTCGTGAGGGCGCGCAGCACGGTGGCGAGGGGTGCCGGGGCGCGAGCGATGGCGAGGGCGAGCGGTACCCCGAGCACAAGGCACAGCACGGTCGCGATGGACGCGGTGAGGAGGGACAGGCCGAGCGCGCTGAGCGCCGCGGGGCTCGTGAGGGTTGCGGGCACCTGCGCCCAGTCCACCCGGAGGAACAGCGCCGCGAGCGGGAGGAGGAGCACCGCCGCCGCGAGCGCGGCCGGCACCCAGACCGCGATCGGCAGCGCGGCCCGCCGGGTCCGGATCACGGCGCCCGGAAGCCGAGGTCCTCGAGCAACTGCTGGGCCTCGTCGGTGCTGAGGAACTCGATGAAGGCACGTGCGACCTCGGGCGACGCGGCGTCGCTGACCGGGGCGATCACGTAGCTGCCCGCGGCGTCCGAGGCATCGGTGATCTCGATCCCGTCGACATCGCCGCCCGACCGCAGCACATCGGAGGCGTAGACGAGCCCCGCGTCGGCCTCGCCCGCGGCGACCTTCGTGAGCACGGCGGAGACGTTCTGCTCCTCGCTCGCCGGTGCGAGCTCCACGCCGTCTCGCTCGAGCAGCGTCTGCGACGCCGAGCCGCACGGCACTTCGGCGGCGCAGACCACCACGACGGGGGGAGCGCCGCTCTCGGTCGGGGCCGCGAGGTCGGCCAGATCACTGATCCCGAGCGGGTTGCCGGGTGCGACGGCGATCACCAGCTCGCTCGTCGCGAATGTCGTGGGGGAGCCGTCGATCAGACCGCCGTCGACGACCTTCTGCATGTTCGCCTCGTCCGCGGACGCGAACACGTCGACGGGTGCGCCGGCGAGGATCTGGGTCGCCAGTACGGACGATCCGTCGTAGGTGAAGGTCAGGTCGATCTCGGGGTGAAGGGCCTCGAAGGACTCGGCCAGGGGTTCGAATGCCGGTTCGAGGGACGCCGCGGCGAAGACGGCAAGCTCGCCGCTCAGCGTGTCGGTGTCGGCCGTGGCGTCCGCGGGCGTCGTCTCCTCCGGGGTCGACTGCGGGGCGCAGCCGAGCAGCGTTCCGGCCGCGGCGACGAGCAGGGTCGCGGCGAAGAGGCGGACGGGGGTGCGTGCGGGGATCCCGCGAGACGTCGGTGCGGCCACAGGGCTACCTCGTTTCGGTTTCGATGATGACGGTGGTGGCTTTGACGATCGCCGTGGCTCGCGAGCCGACCTCGAGGTCGAGGTCGCGGGCCGCCTCCGCGGTCATGAGGGACACCACACGATTCGGGCCGCACTGCAGTTCGACTTGCGCCACGAGTCCGGAGATCTCGACGCCGGTGACGATCCCAGTGAAGCGGTTGCGGGCGCTGCGGCGCACCGGTGCGCCATCCTCTGCGGAGGGGGCGAGCGCGAGGGCCCGTGCCGCGAGGGACCGCCCGGACACGACCTGCCGCCCGGCGGAGTCGGTTGACGACTCGAGTCGGCCGTCGGCCG
Above is a genomic segment from Leucobacter rhizosphaerae containing:
- a CDS encoding ABC transporter permease; the encoded protein is MRTRRAALPIAVWVPAALAAAVLLLPLAALFLRVDWAQVPATLTSPAALSALGLSLLTASIATVLCLVLGVPLALAIARAPAPLATVLRALTTLPLVLPPLVGGLALLSLLGRGGVLGDALDGLGIRIPFTTAAVVIAQTFVALPFLVIAVEGALRGLDGGYERAAEGLGARPWTVLRRVTLPLLAPSLAAGTILCFTRALGEFGATALFAGNAEGTTRTMPLAIYTAFNGAGVTQDTALTLSLLLVLVAVIALLGMRTRPTGIAS
- the modA gene encoding molybdate ABC transporter substrate-binding protein, producing the protein MAAPTSRGIPARTPVRLFAATLLVAAAGTLLGCAPQSTPEETTPADATADTDTLSGELAVFAAASLEPAFEPLAESFEALHPEIDLTFTYDGSSVLATQILAGAPVDVFASADEANMQKVVDGGLIDGSPTTFATSELVIAVAPGNPLGISDLADLAAPTESGAPPVVVVCAAEVPCGSASQTLLERDGVELAPASEEQNVSAVLTKVAAGEADAGLVYASDVLRSGGDVDGIEITDASDAAGSYVIAPVSDAASPEVARAFIEFLSTDEAQQLLEDLGFRAP
- a CDS encoding TOBE domain-containing protein, whose protein sequence is MTHFRMSEAAALIGVSDDTVRRWAADGRLESSTDSAGRQVVSGRSLAARALALAPSAEDGAPVRRSARNRFTGIVTGVEISGLVAQVELQCGPNRVVSLMTAEAARDLDLEVGSRATAIVKATTVIIETETR